The Polymorphobacter megasporae genomic sequence TCGACTTATATCGGCTCATTCATGATGCCCGAGCGGCTACCAAAAACTCGGCCTCCATTCTCAATCACGTTCCAGCTTGACTGGGGCCGATAGCCGCTTGGCAGCTTTCTGGCGTGGAACGCGGCACAGCTGCCGTTCGAATAGTTGCGGAATCGATGGCGGCTTTTGACCCTCATAGCGGACAATGAGGAACTGGCGTATAAGGCGGCATGACCTTCCGCATCATTGAGCGCGGTAACCGAGCGTGACGGGGCCACGACGAAAACCGTTCATGGAGTGTGACGGTGTTTCTCAGCCGGCGGTTGAACGCCTTCGAGATTAACTCCGGGCCATTGTCCGAACGCTCTTGGGCGATCAGCGTGTTCCGAGTCATCATCATTTTCCCACGCGGAAATAACAAAAGATCATATTTTGCGAATGTCGTGAAACATCTCCTCCAGTGATTGAGATCCGTGCTCCGAACGGCTTTGCCGATGACTACGCACTATCCGAGATATTGTGGAGGGGGCTACACCGTATGTTTGGGCAAGGCTTGCGAGTGACTCCTTCCCGAAGGTTGCGGCCTCTCCGATTGCGTTCTGGATCTCAGTCGAGAGCTTCGGCTTGGGCCCGCGCCTGTTTCCCGAAGCAGTTGCCTTGGCGACTCCTCTGGACACACGCCTTCCCAGTTCACCGGCGTCAATCTTAATTACGACGGGAACCGATGGCGCTTTCGGACCCCGGAGTACACGCGAAATCGTACTCTTGTGGACACCAAACTCCAGCGCAAGGTCCGTACTCATACTCGTGCCTTCAACGACTCGCTGAATGATCTCGACCTGTTGGGCTTCGGTTAGAGCCATTCGACCCCGTGACGCTGGAAGCGCATCAGCTAATGGCTCTTTATCGCCACGAAGTCTGGAACGCTCCTGCAACATACGGGCGACAGCAGGATTGGCTTCCCGCTCCGCACTCATGATTCTGTGCACGGTTGCCTCACTTACCCCGTAAGCACGGGCTGCTTGTGCGCCGTTCAATCCACCGCGCACCACCGTCTCAATGATCCGACACCGGACACCGGATAGAATGCGAGGTCGTCTGACGCGCTGCCCGTGGGTCGAAGTTGACTGGTCGACGACATCCGGCTCACCTTCAGTGAAGTCTTCGTCCTTCAAACCATCCTCCACCTACCGCTTGTAACGAAAAAGGGCGGACCCGGAGGCCCGCCCTTTCACGTGTCGATGTTTCTGGCGACTAGAACTTGACGCGGGCAGTAACGGCGTAGCGGCGGCCCAGCGCGTCGTATGTCGACGGATACGTGTTACCGCTGTTGAACGCCGCTGAACCGATCGTGCTACCCGTCGCCGGCGGCTTGCGGTTGCCGAGGTTCTGCGCCGTCAGCGTGAGCGAGAGGTTCTCTAGGACGCTGATGCGGGTCGACAGGTCGAAATAGTCATACGGCTTAATGTGACCGTAGTTGACAGTCTGGCCTGCGCCATCGGTGCCGATGAAAGCCGCACCGCTGGCGATCACGTCGAGAGGCTCCTGGTTGAGCTTGTCGATATGGCGCCACAGCAACGACACATCGAACGAGTCGAAGCTCAGCGTCGACCGCTGGGTCCACTGGAACTTAGGCTGAGGCGAACCGGTGATGGTACCGCCGTCAGCGCCGCAGTTGACGCTGTAGAATCCGACGCAATCGCGGTTAACCGAAGTTGGCGTCGCCTGGAAGCGATTGTTAAAGGTGTAGTTACCAGTGAACGACAGACCGAGCTTCGCAAAGCCAACGTCCTGGCTATAGTTAAAGCTCACATCCACGCCCTCGGTCGCGATACGTCCAAGGTTAGAAAGGCCCTGGAAGATACCCGCGGTCGTCGCCGGGTCACCATCAAGGCCGCCGGTGGCAGGACTACGCCGGATGATCGTGCAAGCCGGATCGGTCGCACTCGCTGCGGTCAAATTACCAAAGCAGGAATTGATAGCATCCGCGGGCGTCGGGTTCGAAACAGCGCGCTTCACCTTGATGTTGTAATAATCCGCAGTGACCGAGAAGTTACGAAGGAACATTGGCGTGAAGACAATGCCACCGGTGTACGTATCCGCAACCTCGGGACGGAGGTTGACGTTACCACCGCTCGACGCATTGATCTGTCCGGCAGTACCATTCTGGATGGCACCGATCGAAGCTGCCGGCGCACCCTGCGCAAGGCAGACCGCGCGCAGGTTGGCGTTCGTCGTCGGCGCAAGCCCGGCGCAGGGATCAACGGCAAGGTTTGTCAGGCCTGTCGAAACCGGCGTGAACAGCTCTCCGATGTTAGGTGCGCGAACGGCGTGGGCGTAGTTTCCACGGACCTTGATGCCGAACCCGGGCTCGTAGCTGCCGCCGCCCTTGTAGGTGGTGGTGTTATACGACGGGTTACCCGGAGCGTTGACCTTGTAGGATGAATAACGAATTCCGCCTTCGAACGTCAGGCTCTGGATGCCGGGCTTATCCTGGATCAGCGGAGCGACGAGTTCGCCGAAGCCTTCCTTGACGTTATAGCTGCCGGTGATGTCCGGCAGGCCGCCCCCGGTTCCACCAAGCTCGCCCGGCGTCTGGGAAAGCGTGTCAGAGCGACGAGTCGCCTTATAATCACGGTATTCGGCACCGACCGCAAAACTGATCGGGTCGGTCGCGGCGGGTGACGTGACGCCAAAGTCACCACTCAACTGGGCATGAACCTGACCGAGCTGGGTCTTGACACGCTCCGTGCTGGTTGCGTTCAGATAAGGAAGCTGAGTCCCGCTCAGACTGCCGATCGGTCCGAAAATGTTGATCGGTACGCAACCTGTTCCAGCGGTGATGTCCGCTCCGCCAGGCGCGCCCCCGAGGCAAGTTGCAGTATTGGTCGCATAAAGCGCCGAACGGACACGCGATGTCAGTACGTAGTTCTGAATCTGCTGGAGATTCTCGCTCTCACCATAAGCACCACTGACATCCCAATCCAGATGGTCGCCGAACTTGCCGCGGGCGCCAACCTTATAGTCGAAAACGGTTGTAGTGAACTCGCTGATGCGCGGCCCGACTTCGGGCGTCCTGCGCTTGAGCACAGTCGTCGCGGCGCGGAAGTTGGGATCGTTCGGATTGGTCGCCGTCGATGCAGCCGCGCACTGCGCCGGCGTCAACGTCTGGATGCCATCAGTGTTCGGATCGAAGTCCTGGTTATTACAGAACTGATTACGCAGAGCTGCGGGCAGATACGGGTTGCTCAGCGGAATGACGACAGACGAAGCGAAGACGCCCGACGGAGCGATGATCGTGTTGACGGTGTTCTTCGAGAAAAGGCCGCGAGTGTAGACCTGGAAGCTGTCCGACACGTCATACTTCGCCTGCGCAAAGATGTTGAAGCGCTTGAATGGGGTCTGAAAAATATTGTATGGATTGAAGTTGAACGGCGCGTAGGTGGCCGGTCCAGTCGGTCGGACGCCGCCGGTAGCCGGATCGATCTGCCGGTTGCCGGTGAGCCGCAGAGGATCACCCGCCACGCGGTTGCCACCCTGGAAGGTAAATGAAGCGGGAACCGCAGTGGATGACCCGCTCGCCCCGCCCGAAAACGAGTCGAGGTTCTGCACGGAGGCGGAACGATCGCCCTGATAGACCGGATCCGAATGCTGATAACCGACGCTAAGTACGGCGTTGCCCTTATCGTCGGCAAAGTTGCCACCGATCGTCAGGTCCGTGCGGTAATAGTTGCCATCGCCCTTTTCGGTGATCTGGTTCGATGCCGATAAATCAACGCCGGTGAAGTTCTGCTTGGTGATGAAGTTGACGACACCCGAAATTGCGTCGGCGCCATAGGTCGTGCTGGCTGCACCTGTTAGCGATTCGACGCGATCGACCAAGGCGAGCGGGATGTTGTTGAGATCAACCTCACCAGCAAGGTTGGCAGGCACGATACGATTTCCGTCCAATAGGACGAGGTTGCGGTTCGGCCCAATGCCGCGAAGATCAACAAGCGAGAAACCATTATTGCCATTGTTGACCGCCGAACCGATCGACGGAATGATCCCAGGAATTTCGCGCAAGACATCTTCGGCGACGTTCGACTGGCGAAGCTCAATCTCTTCCGACGTTGTCACGATGACAGGAGTCGAACGTACGAGATTCGGATTCTTGATCAGCGAGCCGGTCACCGTGATCTCGCGCTCTCCCTCGGGGTTCGGCGCAGCTTCGGCGGGCGCACCGACGGTGGCGTTGCCGGCGGCGGGGGTGCCGGGGGTAACCTGGGCGAACGCCGGGAGGGCGAACGCGGTGACGCCGACGAGCATCGTCGAGCGCAGAAGAACTGTCTTGAGCGAAAGGTTTACCATTAGAGTCCCCTTGATGTGCCGCGCTGGCCCGCTCGGCCCTGTTCAGGATCGATGTCGAGCTGCATGGATGTTGTATGAAGAGTCGTTCACGGTATCGCAACGTAATCGCAATCGGCTAGTCACACTTAGGCGAAGCTATGTTGCAAATCCGACACATGCCCGATACGCCGAAAACATCGTACCGGCCCATTCCCGCCGGTTGGGGAGGTCTATGCGCAATATTTCATTCGCTGCCGCTATGCTTTTCGCCGCCGCGGCATCGGCCGCCACATCCGCAACGACAAAGCCCGCGAAGACATCGGCAGAGACGACCGGCGTCATCGCTGAACTGACCGGCTGCAAGGCGCTGACCGACAATGCGGCACGGCTGGCGTGTTACGATCAGGCGGCGGCGAAACTTGAAGCGGCGACGGCGAGCGGTGAGGTCAAGGTGCTCGACCGCGAGGATATCCGCGCGACGCGACGGTCGCTGTTCGGCTTCGACCTGCCGAAGCTGCCGTTCTTCAAGGGCGACGACAGCGCGAAGGACACACCCGAGGAACTCGATGCGGTGATCCGCAGCGTCCAGGCGGCACCATACGGCAAGTTCAACCTGACGATGGAAGACGGCGCGGTCTGGGCATCGGCCGAGCCGCTGCCGCGCGACCCGAAGGTGGGCGCCAAGGTGCATCTGAAGAAGGGTGCGATCGGCAACTACTTCATGACGGTCGGCTCGATGCGTTCGGTCAGGGCGACGCGCGTTCGATGAGCGAGTCGCCGCAGACACTCAACGCGGCGGGGATGCAGCGACTCGGAGCCGGTGACGCGGCGGCGGCGGTGGCACTGTTCGCACGTGCTGCCGCACTGGATCCGGCCGCGGCGGTGTTGTGGCTCAACCTCGCCAATGCACAGCGCCAGTGCGGCGACGAGCCGGGCGAGGCGGACAGCCTCGCGCGCGTGCTGGCGATCGACGCGCGCGATCTGACTGGCTTGATCCGCTTCGCCGAACTCAACGAGCGGCGCGGCGATCTGGCGAAGGCGATGGTGGCATGGTCGGGCGTGCTCGCGGTCGCGCCGCCAGTTGCCGAAACTGCGCCGCCGCTGAGCGATCTCCTAAGGCATGCCAGCGCGTTCGTGACGGCGCGAAGCGCAGACTTCGCCGCGACGATCGATGCGGCGCTCGCCCCGGCGGTCGCAGCGGTCGCGCCGGCGGCGCGGCGGCGATTCGACGAGGCGGTCGCTGTCGCGACCGGCCGGCGGCGGATCTATCTCAACGACTGCGCCGGGCTGCACTTCCCGTTTCTTCCCGCCGACGGGTATTTCGCGCGAGAGCATTTCCCGTGGCTGGCGGCGTTCGAAGCCCAGACCCCGGCAATTCGCGCAGAGGTCGAAGCGCTGCTCGGGACTGGCGGCGGAGACGGCATCGAGCCGTACGTCGTGATGGACGCAGGCGCTCCGCCGAACAAATGGACTCCGCTCGACAAGTCGTTCGACTGGAGCTGCTATTATCTGTGGCAATACGGCAAGCCGATCGATGCGGCGCTGGCGAAGTGCCCCGCAACCGCCGCCGCCATTGCCGCGGTCCCGCGCGTCGAACTTCCTTCGCGCGCGCCGACCGCATTCTTTTCGATCCTCAAGCCGCATACGCGAATCCCTGCGCACACCGGCGTCAGCAATACGCGGACAACGGTCCATCTGCCGCTGATCGTGCCGCCGGGGTGCGGCTTCCGCGTCGGCAACGAGACGCGGCCGTGGGTCGTGGGACAGGCGTTCGCCTTCGACGACACGATCGAGCACGAAGCGTGGAACGACAGCGACGAGGTCCGGGTCATCCTGATCATCGACGTCTGGAACCCGTACCTCACCGCCGAGGAGAAGGGATTGCTTCAGGAATTCTATCGCGCGGCCGACGCGAGCGGGCATAATCCAGAGCCGCGAGATTAACGCTTTTGCCATCGTGACACGTGATTGGTTAAATAGACCATTCATTTCACGCGTACTGAGACTTGGCATTCATCTCATCCGACGCCGCGTTAGCGTCAATATAGCCTTCAGTTGGTGATCGCAGCGATCCGGCTTTAGAGCCTCTACCTTTTTCAGTGCGGGCTGCTCGGCAGCCGTCGCCATTCCTCCATCGAATGAGCGGGCAGAATCGACGCCGGCGCAGCGGTGCTAATACTTCTGTGGAACTGTATCATATAGCGCTTTTTATCCGACGATAAGAGCGATAACTAGCCTTGGTTGACCGAATAGTCGACAGTCAGCTCGCGGTGATCGAAGCGTGGCTTGCGGGCTGTAATGCGCGCACTGCAGGCTGACGCTCTCGTCGTAACCGCAATGGGGCCGATCTTTGCCTGTCCGCTTGCCGGCATCAAACGCGGCATAGCTGCCGTTTGACAAGTCGCGGATCGAGAGCGGCTTCCGCCCCCACATCCCGACGCTCAGGTGGGCGAATGAGGAACCCGGAAGCAGCCATTCGTTGAGCGCGATCATTCCCGTTTCTCCATCTCCGAGCGACAATTTCGGGAAAGATCAATTGGGAACAGATTTCGGGAAAGTGGATGCCTTCGACGGCTGTCAGCGCGACCGACGAGGCGATGGCCCTCGCTACGGGTTCCTTTGCGGGAAGGCATGGCGGGCACCCATGGTATCCGCTGATATCTGTTGGATGAAGGGTCGTGATGTGCGGACACCGACGCAAAGGCGGGCCCGCGATGCTCCTGGACGCACCGGGGGGCCTTTTCGCAAATGCCAGATTACGTCAATCGCCCGCCTCTTTGCGTACTGTCTTATGCGCAAAATACGGCAGCTCGACAGGCGTTCAGTTTGGCTTTTGTTACTTAACCCACCCTACGCGGTAATAGGCATTGTTTTCTGGCCTCACCTTCCAGGGATGACGAGCAATTTTCCCTTAGGCGAGCCTGTCTTCTCGAGCGCGATGATCGCCGGAACTGCCTCGGTCAGAGGAACAGTTCGACCGATCTTGGCCGTGAGCCTACCTCGCAGGGCGGCATCGACAAGGCCAGCCATACCCTCCGGCGTTGCTGTTCCAAACACCGTCTGATGGCGTGAGGATATGAGGCTTCTGATAATCTTGGCGGGCGTGGCGACGATGTGCAAGGCGACGCCGCCGCGCTTCAACATCGTATCGCATTCCCGCATCTTCAGGGTGCCCGCCGTGTCTAAAACAACATCGAATTGATGACACAGAGAGCGGACGTCGAGGGCGCGGTAGTCGAACACCTCGCCCACCCCCAAGGCTAAAGCCTCCTCCCGTCCGGAGGCGCTACAACTGCCCGCAACCTTCGCGCCATGCGCAAGAGCCAACTGTACGGCCGCTCTGCCCACCCCGCCGAGGCAACCTGTTATGAACACTGACTGCCCCGCTTTCAGCTTGGCCTTGTCGAACAGCGCAGTCCAAGCGGTAATGCCAACGATCGGCAATGCGGCGGCGACTTCAAACGGGAGGGCCGCTGGCTTGATGAAGGCGTTCTTGGCGTCCGTGACGACAGCTTCCGCGAACGTGCCTGCCTCTTTCAGCGTCGTGAAGCCGAACACCTCATCTCCAATTTTAAGCCCCGTCACCCCGGGTCCAACCGCTTCGACCAACCCCGCAAAGTCGTGCCCTAATCCCCGAGGGAATTTGGAGCCTGTCATCATCTTCACTTTGCCCTGCCTTATCACCCAATCCATCGGGTTAGCCGAGGCCGCCATCACCCGCACACGAACCTGACCCTGGTCTGGTTTTGGGGTGTCGATATCGACTAGGCGCAGCTCCTCGGGTCCGCCGTATCGATTATATTGAATGCGCTTCATCACAAACTCCACAGGTAGACATCGACGGCCAGACGATCCGTCGTAATTGCGCTTACTCGTAATGACTCAGGTCAGCCGTATG encodes the following:
- a CDS encoding helix-turn-helix domain-containing protein, with amino-acid sequence MSAEREANPAVARMLQERSRLRGDKEPLADALPASRGRMALTEAQQVEIIQRVVEGTSMSTDLALEFGVHKSTISRVLRGPKAPSVPVVIKIDAGELGRRVSRGVAKATASGNRRGPKPKLSTEIQNAIGEAATFGKESLASLAQTYGVAPSTISRIVRSHRQSRSEHGSQSLEEMFHDIRKI
- a CDS encoding NADP-dependent oxidoreductase, yielding MKRIQYNRYGGPEELRLVDIDTPKPDQGQVRVRVMAASANPMDWVIRQGKVKMMTGSKFPRGLGHDFAGLVEAVGPGVTGLKIGDEVFGFTTLKEAGTFAEAVVTDAKNAFIKPAALPFEVAAALPIVGITAWTALFDKAKLKAGQSVFITGCLGGVGRAAVQLALAHGAKVAGSCSASGREEALALGVGEVFDYRALDVRSLCHQFDVVLDTAGTLKMRECDTMLKRGGVALHIVATPAKIIRSLISSRHQTVFGTATPEGMAGLVDAALRGRLTAKIGRTVPLTEAVPAIIALEKTGSPKGKLLVIPGR
- a CDS encoding aspartyl/asparaginyl beta-hydroxylase domain-containing protein — translated: MSESPQTLNAAGMQRLGAGDAAAAVALFARAAALDPAAAVLWLNLANAQRQCGDEPGEADSLARVLAIDARDLTGLIRFAELNERRGDLAKAMVAWSGVLAVAPPVAETAPPLSDLLRHASAFVTARSADFAATIDAALAPAVAAVAPAARRRFDEAVAVATGRRRIYLNDCAGLHFPFLPADGYFAREHFPWLAAFEAQTPAIRAEVEALLGTGGGDGIEPYVVMDAGAPPNKWTPLDKSFDWSCYYLWQYGKPIDAALAKCPATAAAIAAVPRVELPSRAPTAFFSILKPHTRIPAHTGVSNTRTTVHLPLIVPPGCGFRVGNETRPWVVGQAFAFDDTIEHEAWNDSDEVRVILIIDVWNPYLTAEEKGLLQEFYRAADASGHNPEPRD
- a CDS encoding TonB-dependent receptor domain-containing protein, with amino-acid sequence MLVGVTAFALPAFAQVTPGTPAAGNATVGAPAEAAPNPEGEREITVTGSLIKNPNLVRSTPVIVTTSEEIELRQSNVAEDVLREIPGIIPSIGSAVNNGNNGFSLVDLRGIGPNRNLVLLDGNRIVPANLAGEVDLNNIPLALVDRVESLTGAASTTYGADAISGVVNFITKQNFTGVDLSASNQITEKGDGNYYRTDLTIGGNFADDKGNAVLSVGYQHSDPVYQGDRSASVQNLDSFSGGASGSSTAVPASFTFQGGNRVAGDPLRLTGNRQIDPATGGVRPTGPATYAPFNFNPYNIFQTPFKRFNIFAQAKYDVSDSFQVYTRGLFSKNTVNTIIAPSGVFASSVVIPLSNPYLPAALRNQFCNNQDFDPNTDGIQTLTPAQCAAASTATNPNDPNFRAATTVLKRRTPEVGPRISEFTTTVFDYKVGARGKFGDHLDWDVSGAYGESENLQQIQNYVLTSRVRSALYATNTATCLGGAPGGADITAGTGCVPINIFGPIGSLSGTQLPYLNATSTERVKTQLGQVHAQLSGDFGVTSPAATDPISFAVGAEYRDYKATRRSDTLSQTPGELGGTGGGLPDITGSYNVKEGFGELVAPLIQDKPGIQSLTFEGGIRYSSYKVNAPGNPSYNTTTYKGGGSYEPGFGIKVRGNYAHAVRAPNIGELFTPVSTGLTNLAVDPCAGLAPTTNANLRAVCLAQGAPAASIGAIQNGTAGQINASSGGNVNLRPEVADTYTGGIVFTPMFLRNFSVTADYYNIKVKRAVSNPTPADAINSCFGNLTAASATDPACTIIRRSPATGGLDGDPATTAGIFQGLSNLGRIATEGVDVSFNYSQDVGFAKLGLSFTGNYTFNNRFQATPTSVNRDCVGFYSVNCGADGGTITGSPQPKFQWTQRSTLSFDSFDVSLLWRHIDKLNQEPLDVIASGAAFIGTDGAGQTVNYGHIKPYDYFDLSTRISVLENLSLTLTAQNLGNRKPPATGSTIGSAAFNSGNTYPSTYDALGRRYAVTARVKF